GCGAGCTTTTTTGCGGACCTTATCTATCGACCGCGGTGCTCGCTACCAGTGCGCTACTGCGATGCGCCGACGACGCGGCGAAGTCGCGGCTGTTGCCGGCGATCGCGTCGGGCAAGACGATCGCGACGGTCGCGATCGCGGAAGAAAATGGCCGCTACGATATCGGCGCGATCGCTATGCGCGCGGCTCGCGACGGCGCGAAGTGGCGGCTCGACGGCGTGAAGAACTACGTCCTCGATGGGCATTGCGCGGACGTGGTGCTGGTCGCGGCGCGGACCGATCGCGGCGTCGGGCTGTTCGAAGTCGAGGGCAAGGCGGCGAACTTCTCGCGAGCGTCGTTGCCGACGCTCGATCTCACGCGGAAGCTGGCGCGGCTGACGTTCAACGGCACCCCTGCGACGCTGATATCCGGCGATAGCGACGCGACCGCGGCGCTTAATCACGTGGTCGCGGTCGGATCGGCGATGCTGGCGGTCGAGCAGGTCGGCGGCGCGCAGCGATGCCTCGAGATGTCCGTCGATTACGCGAAGACGCGGCTCCAATTCGGGCGTCCGATCGGCTCGTTCCAGGCGATCAAGCACAAGTGCGCGGACATGCTGGTCGAGACGGAGTTCGCGCGTTCGGCGGCCTATCATGCGATCTTTTGCGCGGCTGGCGATGACGAAAACGAGTTGCAGATGGCGTCGCACATGGCGCGCTCGTACTGCTCCGAAGCTTATTTCCGCGCGACCGCGGACAATATCCAGATTCACGGCGGGATGGGCTTCACCTGGGAGCATCCGGCGCATCTGTATTTCAAGCGCGCGCGTGCGAGTTCGATATTGTTTGGCGACCCGATCGAGCATCGGCAGGAGTTGGGTGCGCTGCTCGCGCTGTGAGGAAGGCAGAAGAGAGGAGGTAGGAATTCGAAACCCCTTACGGGTTTCGAGCTTCCCGTCGGGAAGATGCGCGCTACGCGCGCTGTTAGTAAAGGAATGGGCAAACAAAGAGCGACCATGACTCGGGTGACGTGCGCTGTTGAGGTGGCTGGGAAAGAAAGATGAGATCGTGACGAATGCGCGCTACGCGCTGTTAGTAGTAGGCAAGAAGAAAAAGACAGGTGCGCCCGGTGAGTGGTCAGTGAAAAGCAAGATGCGTGCTACGCACTGTTAGTAAAGGAATAGATTGGTCATGTGGTGAGTAGTTCGGGAAGATGCATGATGCGGCCGGAAATCCACAGGCTAAAGCCTGTGCCACAGAGATGATTCTGATGTGGCACAGGCTTTAGCCTGCGTTATGAGAAACAGTAAAACAAAAGGCAAGACAGAGAACATCAAGATGGGCGGTGTGGGCTGTCGCTAGAGATGAGAAGAGTTTGGATTTCGCGAGTGATGCCAATCGCACTGATTCTGATGATTGGTTGTGACGGTCGAATCAAATCCGATCAGAACACGTCGCGAGAACTGCATTTCATCGACGACGGAGAGGCCGCAGCCGTGCACGAAGGACGCGTGATTCGCGTCAGCTCCGACGGCGCGATCAAGATAACGGCGGAGGCGAAGGCGGAGGCCGATTTGATCTTCGACGATCGATGCACCGCGTGTCATGGATCGAATGGTGACGGCAAAGGTCCGGCGGCGGCAAGCATGAAGCCGGGGCCTAAAGACTTTCGCGACGTCCAGTGGCAGAAGTCGGTGAGCGACGAGAAGATCACGAAGGCAATCGTGTCGGGCGGCGAGGCAATCGGGCTGAGCGCGGGGATGCCGGGAAATCCGGACCTCGAAGATCGGCCGGGCGTAGTCGCGGCGCTGGTCGCACATATTCGCAGCTTCGGCAAGTAAGACGCAGACAGGGCAAGTCAGAGTGAGGGAAGAATGAAGCGGCGGGATTTTCTGAAAACGGGAGCGTTGGCATTCGCCGGCACTGCCGCGGCGGTCACGGGATTGATTCCCGGCGTGAGCGCCGATTCGGCGCCGGCGTTCAAGACGCTCAAGCCTGAGCAGGCGGAGGCGCTGCTCAAGATGACGCGGCAAATTTATCCGCATAGTAAGCTCGACGACGCGGCCTACTGGAAAGTGGTCAAGGAACTCGACAGTGCGGGCGAGAAAGACCCGGTGACTGCGAGCCTGCTGGCCGACGGCGTCGCGCATCTGGACAGCGCGCAGAGCGCGAAGTTCGCCGCGCTCAGCGAGAAGGAACAGATCGAGGCGCTGAAGGGGATCGCGAATACGCCGTTTTTTCAGAAGGTGCAGAGTATCGAGTTGGCGTCGCTCTACAACGATCCCGCGGTGTGGAAGGCGCTCGGTTACCAGGGACCGGCGTATTCGATCGGCGGCTACATCAATCACGGATTCAACGATCTCGCCTGGCTGCCGGAGCCGCCGGAATCGGCCAGCCCCAAGCCGGCCTGACGGGGAATCGCGATGGCAAAGCATGAACTGAGCGACGATTCCGTAGTGGTGGTGATCGGCTCGGGCGCGGGCGGCGGAACGCTCGCGAACGAACTGTGCCAGCACGGATTGAAGGTCGTACTGCTCGAAGCGGGGCAGCGGCAATCGACGACGACGTTTCGCAACGACGAATGGTTCGCATTCAATCAGCTTGCGTGGCTCGACAAGCGCACGACGTCTGGCAACTGGCGGATCGCCAAGGATTTT
This genomic window from Candidatus Binatus sp. contains:
- a CDS encoding c-type cytochrome — its product is MPIALILMIGCDGRIKSDQNTSRELHFIDDGEAAAVHEGRVIRVSSDGAIKITAEAKAEADLIFDDRCTACHGSNGDGKGPAAASMKPGPKDFRDVQWQKSVSDEKITKAIVSGGEAIGLSAGMPGNPDLEDRPGVVAALVAHIRSFGK
- a CDS encoding acyl-CoA dehydrogenase family protein translates to MEVVFTSEHEELRQTVRRFMQAQSTEQTVRRLMETDSGYDARTWERMASELSLIGLAAPEKFGGAGYTAIELGIVMEEMGRELFCGPYLSTAVLATSALLRCADDAAKSRLLPAIASGKTIATVAIAEENGRYDIGAIAMRAARDGAKWRLDGVKNYVLDGHCADVVLVAARTDRGVGLFEVEGKAANFSRASLPTLDLTRKLARLTFNGTPATLISGDSDATAALNHVVAVGSAMLAVEQVGGAQRCLEMSVDYAKTRLQFGRPIGSFQAIKHKCADMLVETEFARSAAYHAIFCAAGDDENELQMASHMARSYCSEAYFRATADNIQIHGGMGFTWEHPAHLYFKRARASSILFGDPIEHRQELGALLAL